A genomic window from Carassius auratus strain Wakin chromosome 19, ASM336829v1, whole genome shotgun sequence includes:
- the LOC113119175 gene encoding melanocortin receptor 5-like, protein MNPSSTMNTSEATLSLWAIHVNSSPVSYFLNATENPSHAKPKACEQLNIATEVFLILGIVSLLENILVICAIVKNKNLHSPMYFFVCSLAVADMLVSVSNAWETIVIYLLTNRQLVVEDHFIRQMDNVFDSMICISVVASMCSLLAIAVDRYVTIFYALRYHNIMTVRRAALIIGGIWTFCTGCGIVFIIYSDNTSVIVCLVSMFFIMLVLMASLYSHMFMLARSHVKRIAALPGYNSIHQRASMKAAVTLTILLGIFIVCWAPFFLHLILMISCPRNLYCMCFMSHFNMYLILIMCNSVIDPLIYAFRSQEMRKTLKEIICCYSLRNVFGMSR, encoded by the coding sequence ATGAATCCCTCATCCACGATGAACACTTCAGAGGCCACACTGTCCCTTTGGGCCATCCATGTCAACTCCAGTCCCGTTTCATACTTCCTCAACGCCACCGAGAACCCATCCCACGCCAAGCCCAAAGCATGCGAACAGCTCAACATAGCCACCGAGGTGTTCCTCATCCTTGGCATCGTCAGTCTGCTGGAGAACATCCTGGTCATCTGCGCcatagtgaaaaacaaaaacctCCACTCGCCCATGTACTTCTTCGTCTGCAGCCTGGCCGTGGCCGACATGCTGGTGAGCGTCTCCAACGCTTGGGAGACCATCGTCATCTACTTACTCACCAACCGCCAGCTGGTGGTGGAGGACCATTTCATCAGACAGATGGACAACGTTTTTGACTCTATGATCTGCATCTCTGTGGTGGCATCCATGTGTAGTCTTCTAGCTATAGCCGTTGATCGCTACGTCACGATTTTTTATGCGTTAAGATATCACAACATCATGACGGTGCGCCGGGCCGCGCTCATCATCGGTGGGATTTGGACCTTCTGCACCGGCTGTGGAATCGTCTTCATTATCTACTCTGACAACACGTCTGTCATTGTATGCTTGGTCTCCATGTTCTTCATCATGCTCGTGCTCATGGCCTCCCTCTACAGCCACATGTTCATGCTGGCGCGATCTCACGTCAAACGCATCGCCGCCCTGCCGGGCTACAACTCCATCCACCAAAGAGCCAGCATGAAGGCGGCTGTCACCCTGACCATCCTTCTGGGGATCTTCATCGTCTGCTGGGCCCCGTTCTTTCTCCACCTCATCCTTATGATCTCCTGTCCCAGAAACCTCTACTGCATGTGCTTCATGTCGCACTTCAACATGTACCTCATCCTCATCATGTGCAATTCGGTCATTGACCCTCTCATTTACGCCTTCAGGAGTCAGGAGATGCGGAAAACGCTGAAGGAAATCATCTGCTGCTACAGCCTGAGGAACGTCTTTGGAATGTCCAGGTAG